In Microbacterium pumilum, the following proteins share a genomic window:
- a CDS encoding NAD(P)/FAD-dependent oxidoreductase — translation MARKGRVVVMGAGPAGMATALSIAQTEHDVIMLERYPAARPAGNILNLWPPPIKALRLMGVDTVDLGAPCQSEFRSASGRVRAVVHLPQDVIDQYGGGFIGMLRPQLYSRMLASIPEGILRTNTQVTSFDQDESGVRLDLADGSTLEADLLVGADGIDSLVRRTLWGDAPKREHNLHIIGGFTFDDTLDVPTGRCVVSHTRTIQGSWTSIRHEGRAGFQWWVLGAFDSSKEFAGDLQATATKMAEGFASPLPQLVAATDPGSLQRWPIRDRPPLEKWSKGRATLVGDAAHPTSPYAAYGAGMSIEDGFFLGRRVAGVDISDAGALTAALEKYEAPRRAHTAFQVDIAYKLGKIFHHIPAPVRPIRDLFFDHSPFLQKMIGDGTPGEILKQLDEIDDAEREFQSRRGASTSA, via the coding sequence ATGGCACGAAAAGGACGCGTCGTCGTCATGGGCGCAGGACCGGCCGGCATGGCCACCGCGCTCTCGATCGCGCAGACCGAGCACGACGTAATCATGCTGGAGCGGTATCCCGCCGCCCGACCCGCGGGCAACATCTTGAATCTCTGGCCACCGCCCATCAAAGCCCTCAGGCTGATGGGGGTCGACACCGTCGACCTCGGTGCACCCTGTCAGTCGGAGTTCCGCAGCGCCTCCGGTCGAGTGCGCGCCGTCGTGCATCTCCCCCAGGATGTGATCGATCAGTACGGCGGCGGATTCATCGGGATGCTGCGCCCTCAGCTCTACAGCCGGATGCTGGCCAGCATCCCCGAAGGCATCCTGCGCACCAACACCCAGGTCACATCGTTCGACCAAGACGAGAGCGGAGTCCGCCTCGACCTTGCCGACGGCAGCACCCTAGAAGCCGACCTGCTCGTGGGCGCCGACGGTATCGACTCCCTCGTCCGCCGCACCCTGTGGGGCGACGCGCCCAAGCGCGAGCACAACCTGCACATCATCGGCGGGTTCACCTTCGACGACACCCTCGACGTCCCCACCGGTCGCTGCGTCGTCTCGCATACCCGCACCATCCAGGGCAGTTGGACATCCATTCGCCACGAAGGCCGCGCAGGCTTCCAATGGTGGGTGCTCGGCGCGTTCGACTCCTCCAAGGAGTTCGCCGGGGACCTGCAGGCGACCGCCACCAAAATGGCCGAGGGGTTCGCGTCCCCGCTCCCCCAGCTCGTCGCCGCGACCGATCCGGGCAGCCTGCAACGCTGGCCGATCCGCGACCGTCCACCCCTGGAGAAGTGGTCAAAGGGTAGGGCGACTCTCGTCGGCGACGCCGCGCATCCGACCTCTCCGTATGCCGCCTACGGTGCCGGGATGTCGATCGAGGACGGCTTCTTCCTCGGCCGCCGCGTCGCCGGCGTCGACATCTCGGATGCCGGAGCGCTGACCGCCGCGCTCGAGAAATACGAGGCTCCACGCCGTGCGCACACCGCGTTCCAGGTCGACATTGCTTACAAGCTCGGCAAGATCTTCCACCACATCCCGGCCCCCGTACGGCCGATCCGCGACTTGTTCTTCGACCACAGCCCCTTCCTGCAGAAGATGATCGGCGACGGCACACCTGGAGAGATCCTCAAGCAACTCGACGAGATCGACGATGCGGAGCGCGAGTTCCAATCGAGGCGGGGTGCGTCGACGAGTGCCTGA
- a CDS encoding VOC family protein, whose product MSKYLSHLSHVEIYATDIDESVRLYENKIGLKVVGRDGDRVFLRCWGDYYAYSVVLRPGAQSGMVRMAWRTNSDEDLDLVVERIEATDFRGKWLGPADGLGRSYEFTGPYGHTMQLFWEVELYKAEGEDASTYPDRPAKRITTGIAPRQLDHVTIASPDVEGFANWYHEVLGFRIMAFAKLPEPRITFFGVTTTNEKSHDLGILLDSSDVPGRIHHYAFWLDTPDQVTEAADVLGENGVPIEFGPGFHGIGEQNYLYFREASGLRIEVNSGGYRNYVPDWKPNTWELSQGPNDMFRNVTLPQSMLEAFPPAAKPTATEQGIVPGTEADLIAAAAVHANP is encoded by the coding sequence ATGAGCAAGTACCTGTCCCACCTCTCGCACGTCGAGATCTACGCCACCGACATCGACGAGTCCGTCCGGTTATACGAGAACAAGATCGGACTCAAAGTCGTTGGCCGTGACGGCGACCGTGTCTTCTTGCGCTGCTGGGGCGACTACTACGCCTACAGCGTCGTGCTGCGCCCCGGCGCTCAGAGTGGAATGGTCCGGATGGCGTGGCGCACCAACTCGGATGAGGACCTCGACCTCGTCGTCGAGCGCATCGAAGCGACCGACTTCCGCGGCAAGTGGCTTGGGCCGGCGGACGGCCTCGGCCGCTCCTACGAATTCACCGGCCCATACGGTCACACGATGCAGCTGTTCTGGGAGGTGGAGCTCTACAAGGCCGAAGGCGAGGACGCCTCGACATACCCCGACCGTCCCGCCAAGCGCATCACCACTGGCATTGCACCGCGCCAGCTCGACCACGTCACGATCGCCTCGCCCGACGTTGAAGGCTTCGCGAATTGGTACCACGAGGTGCTCGGATTCCGGATCATGGCGTTCGCGAAGCTGCCAGAGCCGCGGATCACCTTCTTCGGCGTCACCACTACCAATGAGAAGTCGCACGACCTGGGCATCCTGCTCGATTCCTCCGACGTCCCCGGACGGATCCACCATTACGCGTTCTGGCTGGACACCCCCGACCAGGTCACCGAAGCCGCAGACGTCCTTGGAGAGAATGGCGTGCCGATCGAGTTCGGCCCCGGTTTCCACGGTATCGGTGAGCAGAACTACCTGTACTTCCGCGAGGCAAGCGGGCTGCGCATTGAAGTCAACTCCGGGGGCTACCGGAATTATGTCCCGGACTGGAAGCCGAACACGTGGGAGCTCAGCCAGGGCCCGAACGACATGTTCCGCAACGTCACCCTCCCGCAGTCCATGCTCGAAGCCTTCCCACCGGCTGCCAAGCCGACTGCGACGGAGCAGGGAATCGTCCCGGGAACAGAGGCCGACCTGATCGCGGCGGCCGCGGTGCACGCGAACCCGTGA
- a CDS encoding acetoacetate--CoA ligase translates to MPDDTLMSASGVARFAEFLRVRGIEPGADYFDLWRWTVDEPERFWELFAEFAGVDLGGDAGPVVTTDPMPHARWFEGRTVNFARQLLEGHDGTALICVAEDNHSREISWKELRQQVAGTAAYLRAAGVGVGDRVVGILPNVPEAVVGFLATVSLGAVWSVCAPEFGPGAIVSRFKQLSPKVVIAAPGYRLGGRDRDRRAELAEILDALPTVQSVVWATGHTSITPPLTNTTAVDWEDAITTGGDLEYADVEFSHPLWVLFSSGTTGVPKGIVHGHGGALLEMLKMLLIHSDLRPGDRYFNVASTSWVLWNSLVSALAIGATAVLVDGNPTFPSLDRVWRVAADTRTAVLGVSAGFVHACAKAALALDDEHELSALRCVQVTGSPLSADGYRWVYANVGDVWLSSMSGGTDIASIFVGGVPTLPVRVGYIQAAALGVRVESWDERGSPTRGKGELVITQPMPSMPLHFWGDDGSRYLASYFDTYPGVWRHGDFIEFDDAGIIIHGRSDSTLNRNGLRLGSADIYTVVEALPEVAEALVVGAEIGADDYYMPLFIKLAPGAEDVAASAAVVAAIRAHLSVRYLPDEIIVMRGIPHTRTGKKLEVPVKRLIQGADLADVADLGAVDDPALMEEYAAFAAALQAE, encoded by the coding sequence ATGCCTGACGACACATTGATGTCCGCGTCGGGTGTCGCACGCTTTGCCGAGTTCCTCCGGGTGCGTGGTATCGAGCCCGGTGCTGACTACTTTGACCTGTGGCGCTGGACCGTGGACGAGCCGGAACGGTTCTGGGAACTGTTTGCAGAGTTCGCTGGCGTCGACCTCGGTGGTGATGCCGGACCAGTGGTGACCACTGATCCGATGCCGCACGCCCGATGGTTCGAAGGCCGGACGGTCAACTTCGCCCGGCAGCTGCTCGAAGGCCACGACGGAACCGCGCTCATCTGTGTGGCGGAGGACAACCACTCCCGCGAGATCTCCTGGAAGGAGTTGCGCCAGCAGGTAGCCGGGACGGCTGCCTACTTGCGCGCGGCCGGGGTGGGAGTCGGCGACCGAGTCGTCGGCATCCTTCCCAACGTCCCGGAAGCGGTCGTCGGATTCCTCGCGACCGTGTCGCTCGGCGCGGTGTGGTCGGTCTGCGCGCCAGAGTTCGGCCCCGGGGCAATCGTCTCCCGCTTCAAGCAGCTCTCCCCGAAGGTCGTCATCGCCGCGCCCGGGTACCGACTCGGGGGCCGTGATCGTGACCGGCGGGCCGAGCTGGCCGAGATCCTCGACGCTCTGCCGACCGTGCAGAGCGTCGTCTGGGCAACGGGACACACCAGCATCACGCCCCCGCTCACCAACACCACCGCGGTCGACTGGGAGGACGCGATCACGACAGGGGGCGACCTCGAATACGCGGACGTCGAGTTCAGCCACCCACTCTGGGTGCTCTTCTCGTCAGGGACGACGGGCGTACCCAAAGGCATCGTTCACGGTCACGGCGGCGCCTTGCTCGAAATGCTGAAGATGCTGCTTATCCACTCCGACCTGCGCCCCGGTGACCGCTACTTCAATGTCGCCTCCACGAGCTGGGTGCTGTGGAACTCACTCGTGTCCGCGCTGGCCATCGGCGCGACGGCAGTCCTCGTCGACGGCAACCCGACGTTTCCTTCGCTCGACCGTGTTTGGCGGGTCGCTGCGGATACGCGCACCGCGGTGCTCGGAGTCAGCGCCGGCTTCGTCCATGCCTGCGCGAAGGCTGCGCTGGCTCTCGATGACGAGCATGAACTATCGGCGCTGCGGTGCGTGCAGGTGACGGGGTCGCCGCTGTCCGCGGACGGCTACCGCTGGGTGTATGCGAACGTTGGGGATGTCTGGCTGAGCTCGATGAGCGGCGGCACCGACATCGCGTCGATCTTCGTCGGCGGCGTTCCGACGCTCCCAGTTCGTGTCGGATACATTCAGGCAGCTGCGCTCGGCGTACGTGTCGAGTCGTGGGACGAGCGCGGCAGCCCGACTCGAGGCAAGGGCGAGCTCGTCATCACGCAGCCCATGCCCTCGATGCCATTGCATTTCTGGGGCGACGACGGTTCCCGCTATCTCGCCAGCTACTTCGACACCTACCCCGGGGTCTGGCGGCACGGTGATTTCATCGAGTTCGACGATGCCGGCATCATCATCCACGGCCGCTCCGACTCGACCCTCAACCGCAATGGGTTGCGCCTGGGCTCGGCCGACATCTACACGGTCGTCGAGGCACTTCCCGAGGTCGCCGAAGCACTCGTCGTCGGAGCTGAGATCGGCGCTGATGACTACTACATGCCGCTCTTCATCAAGCTCGCGCCTGGGGCGGAGGACGTGGCCGCGAGTGCTGCGGTCGTCGCCGCGATTCGAGCGCATCTTTCGGTGCGGTACTTGCCGGACGAGATCATCGTCATGCGCGGCATCCCGCACACGAGGACGGGGAAGAAGCTTGAAGTGCCGGTCAAGCGTCTCATCCAGGGAGCCGACCTGGCGGATGTGGCAGACCTCGGTGCGGTCGACGACCCCGCGCTGATGGAAGAGTACGCGGCATTCGCAGCCGCACTGCAGGCCGAGTGA
- a CDS encoding TetR/AcrR family transcriptional regulator, with translation MAVRSEQSHRAILEATMMLLDERQPEALTVQRLSIERIAKEAGVSKTTIYRWWQSKAALIIDTFLDNHVARTPVREDIPALDALREHLGSLAEIYSGREGRLVAQLIAECQYDALTMNEFKERFWLPRSHAVNSLIERAMDEGTVRSDLAPEIIAELLYAPLYFRLLFQIDPLDRDIASRFLTAGLEGIATRAAH, from the coding sequence ATGGCCGTTAGAAGCGAACAGAGCCACCGGGCGATTCTGGAAGCAACGATGATGTTGCTTGACGAGCGTCAGCCCGAAGCACTCACGGTTCAGAGGCTCTCAATCGAGCGAATCGCCAAGGAAGCCGGTGTCAGCAAGACGACCATCTACCGATGGTGGCAGAGCAAGGCTGCGCTCATCATCGATACATTCCTGGATAACCACGTCGCGCGAACTCCGGTCCGCGAGGACATTCCGGCTCTCGATGCTTTGCGCGAGCACCTCGGATCGCTGGCAGAGATCTACTCCGGGCGAGAAGGTCGCTTGGTCGCACAGCTAATCGCCGAATGCCAGTACGACGCATTGACCATGAACGAGTTCAAGGAACGCTTCTGGCTACCGCGCTCTCACGCAGTAAACTCACTCATCGAACGAGCCATGGACGAGGGCACGGTCCGGTCCGACCTCGCTCCCGAGATCATCGCCGAACTGCTATACGCGCCCCTCTACTTCCGCTTGCTCTTCCAGATCGACCCCCTCGACCGCGACATCGCAAGCAGATTCCTCACTGCCGGCTTGGAAGGCATCGCCACTAGAGCTGCTCACTAG
- a CDS encoding fumarylacetoacetate hydrolase family protein has translation MPGTVDPFSIATFERDGQSIPVVVAGGRAHDLRTVLPDLIRTTDLFSQWDANLDEIARYLADHPVGDDAGIDPSALRPLPPVQPVGAVIAAGANYREHVLQLSVAHKLGRSDATDEELRVEAAQEIDERARVGHPYVWAGLSSAVSGARDDIHLPEVGENVDWELELGVVISRPGFGISLEEAGDYIAGYTICNDLSIRSLIPRRDVAMMGTDWFRSKNAPGFYPTGPYLTPARFIDDVSELRIQLWVNGEIKQDATVDDLLFDVPQLISYVSAHVPLEAGDMLITGSPAGNGSHFGRFLQAGDIVEATITGLGTQRNAVIGRTGQLPPWYAQGNRTAP, from the coding sequence ATGCCCGGCACCGTTGATCCGTTCTCGATCGCGACTTTCGAGCGCGATGGGCAGAGCATCCCGGTTGTCGTGGCTGGCGGTCGTGCCCATGATCTTCGGACTGTCCTTCCCGATCTGATCCGCACAACGGACCTGTTTTCGCAGTGGGATGCGAACCTCGATGAGATCGCGCGCTATCTGGCCGATCATCCGGTCGGTGACGATGCGGGCATTGATCCATCGGCCCTGCGCCCGCTGCCGCCGGTACAACCAGTCGGTGCCGTGATTGCAGCGGGGGCGAACTACCGCGAGCACGTCCTGCAATTGTCGGTGGCGCACAAGTTGGGGCGCAGCGATGCGACCGACGAAGAGCTTCGTGTGGAGGCTGCTCAGGAGATAGATGAGCGCGCACGGGTCGGCCACCCGTACGTCTGGGCGGGCCTCTCCTCCGCCGTCTCTGGAGCTCGCGACGACATCCACTTGCCGGAGGTCGGAGAGAACGTCGACTGGGAGCTTGAGCTAGGTGTGGTCATCTCCCGTCCCGGGTTCGGGATTTCTCTCGAGGAGGCTGGCGATTACATCGCCGGCTACACGATCTGCAACGACTTGAGCATCCGCTCCCTGATCCCGCGTCGAGACGTCGCGATGATGGGGACGGACTGGTTCCGGTCGAAGAACGCGCCCGGGTTCTATCCGACCGGGCCGTATCTCACTCCGGCGCGTTTCATCGACGATGTCTCCGAACTGCGCATCCAGCTGTGGGTGAACGGTGAGATCAAGCAGGACGCGACGGTCGACGATCTGCTCTTCGATGTTCCGCAACTGATCTCGTACGTCAGCGCCCATGTCCCCCTCGAGGCCGGAGACATGCTGATCACCGGCTCGCCGGCCGGCAACGGTTCTCACTTCGGGCGCTTCCTGCAAGCCGGCGACATCGTGGAAGCAACTATCACCGGGCTGGGCACCCAGCGCAACGCTGTCATCGGCCGCACCGGCCAGCTGCCTCCTTGGTACGCCCAGGGCAACCGCACCGCTCCATAG
- a CDS encoding hotdog fold thioesterase encodes MRQPVEEWLGAKVVSEGNGTAVLQMTVTEQHVNGSGYLHGGVIFSLADAALAHAAIIPRDGATLNAQIAFIAPSRPGEEITATATTSTSWGTNSLVDVTVRAGDTIIAAVRGHARLTSR; translated from the coding sequence ATGAGACAACCGGTCGAGGAATGGCTCGGTGCGAAGGTCGTCTCCGAGGGCAACGGTACCGCCGTCCTGCAGATGACGGTCACGGAGCAGCACGTGAACGGCTCCGGCTATCTGCACGGCGGGGTGATCTTCAGCCTCGCCGACGCGGCCCTTGCCCACGCGGCGATCATCCCGCGGGACGGAGCGACGCTGAACGCTCAGATCGCGTTCATCGCGCCGAGCCGCCCTGGGGAGGAGATCACCGCAACCGCCACGACGAGCACCTCATGGGGAACCAACTCCCTCGTCGACGTCACCGTGCGCGCCGGCGACACGATCATCGCCGCCGTCCGCGGTCACGCGCGCCTCACATCGCGCTGA
- a CDS encoding helix-turn-helix domain-containing protein produces the protein MCQDRISGGDTSTSIRAPRQKRSREAWARVLDAGVELLSERGYEGFTIAAICDSAGVAPRFIYDRVDNKDDLFLAVYEHGLGRVRAGQSELERDERWAGLLPEELVRGALGEVGARFRENAEFLRAIVLLSSTVAEVAQRGATYRAEFEGQFVGLLSRIEADIRHDDPLSAMRYCFDTAFAAWVVRVAYGPEFSALGLDDDQFDQHLKELGVRYLLR, from the coding sequence ATGTGTCAAGACCGGATCTCAGGAGGAGACACGAGCACTTCAATTCGCGCCCCGAGACAGAAGCGCAGCCGTGAGGCGTGGGCGCGAGTCCTCGATGCCGGCGTCGAGCTACTCTCGGAGCGCGGATACGAGGGGTTTACGATCGCGGCGATCTGCGATTCGGCAGGCGTCGCGCCGCGTTTCATATACGACCGCGTCGACAACAAGGACGATCTCTTCCTCGCGGTGTACGAGCACGGGCTGGGCAGGGTGCGTGCCGGCCAGTCCGAGTTGGAACGTGACGAACGCTGGGCGGGCCTCCTGCCCGAAGAACTCGTACGCGGAGCCCTCGGCGAAGTGGGCGCACGATTCCGCGAGAACGCAGAGTTCCTCCGTGCAATCGTCCTGCTCTCCAGCACCGTTGCAGAAGTCGCTCAGCGCGGCGCGACCTACCGTGCCGAGTTCGAGGGCCAGTTCGTCGGGCTCCTCAGCCGGATCGAGGCCGACATCCGGCATGACGATCCACTCTCCGCGATGCGGTACTGCTTCGACACCGCGTTCGCCGCATGGGTAGTCCGCGTCGCCTACGGCCCCGAGTTCTCGGCGCTCGGCCTCGATGACGATCAGTTTGACCAGCACCTGAAAGAACTGGGCGTTCGGTATCTACTCCGTTGA
- a CDS encoding putative quinol monooxygenase, whose protein sequence is MLLITGSARPASDARERLVAAAREITAATQGDPGCTLYQFGLSLDGNVIVSVELWRDQAALDAHMSHEHTQRFLSALDGLIDGEPVMQQTEL, encoded by the coding sequence ATGCTTCTCATCACCGGCAGCGCGCGACCGGCATCCGACGCACGCGAGCGTCTCGTCGCGGCAGCGCGCGAGATCACCGCGGCCACGCAGGGTGATCCCGGCTGCACCCTCTACCAGTTCGGGCTCTCCCTCGACGGCAACGTGATCGTCAGCGTCGAACTGTGGCGCGACCAGGCCGCGCTCGACGCCCACATGAGCCACGAGCACACCCAACGCTTCCTCTCGGCACTCGACGGACTCATCGACGGAGAACCCGTCATGCAGCAGACCGAACTCTGA
- a CDS encoding ABC transporter substrate-binding protein — MLRQSHFVPPVPMIIATETGLFDRAGVHVTSTDTRGSDAQFEQLAAGEQDLAVTAFDNLFAWNRRGIRLRAIAQTERTTPLALFTQPDISHLEDLTDRTFAVDALDNGFALAARRILADSAVTVRFEEVGGVRERMQALVAGDVDATLLGPPFDTIAQQHGLHRLASINELLPGYPGQVLVTREDILSSRRDELQRYVRVLEQAVELARRLTDEEGIALLAGTGLPDSAATALWNERPRTLRIDVSGLIIVAGVRRDLQLLPEDQGDLSGLFDASFASEPKQAS; from the coding sequence ATGCTGCGCCAGTCTCACTTCGTCCCGCCCGTCCCGATGATCATCGCAACTGAAACAGGACTTTTCGATCGCGCCGGTGTTCACGTCACGTCCACCGACACCCGGGGCAGCGACGCGCAGTTCGAGCAGCTCGCGGCTGGCGAACAAGACCTCGCCGTGACCGCCTTCGACAACCTGTTCGCCTGGAATCGCCGTGGCATCCGCCTACGAGCGATTGCCCAGACCGAGCGAACGACTCCCCTGGCGCTCTTCACACAGCCAGACATCTCACACCTTGAGGACCTCACCGACCGCACCTTCGCTGTGGACGCACTCGACAACGGGTTCGCGTTGGCCGCGCGTCGGATTCTGGCGGATTCGGCAGTCACCGTCCGGTTTGAGGAAGTGGGTGGTGTGCGAGAGCGGATGCAGGCGCTCGTCGCCGGCGACGTGGATGCGACGCTCCTCGGGCCACCTTTCGACACGATCGCGCAACAGCATGGCCTGCACCGGCTCGCGTCGATCAACGAGCTCCTCCCGGGCTATCCCGGGCAAGTCCTCGTGACCCGCGAGGACATCCTTAGTTCTCGTCGAGATGAGTTGCAGCGATACGTGCGGGTACTCGAGCAGGCGGTGGAACTCGCCCGTCGCTTGACCGACGAGGAAGGCATCGCACTGCTCGCCGGAACTGGCCTGCCGGATTCCGCTGCCACGGCGCTGTGGAACGAACGTCCCCGGACATTGCGCATCGATGTCTCCGGTCTGATCATCGTCGCCGGGGTTCGCCGCGACTTGCAGCTTCTGCCGGAAGACCAGGGCGATCTGAGCGGCCTGTTCGATGCCTCGTTCGCCAGCGAGCCGAAGCAGGCCTCATGA
- a CDS encoding cupin domain-containing protein yields MTRLPVRRVVTGHDDTGRAIILADGPAPHSFESDAIPGFGATVAWTTPPGRIDHVTDHDPAAADADIPSFPSEGQTILRIADFPPDAVYPDAADSVIFTEIDGHEAAEAGSEHSDGKHFWFHRTDSLDYAVVLSGEITLLVDEGESTVAAGDVIVQRATSHAWSNRTDKTARVLFVLIGTPPLAASQIAAQRQGALKR; encoded by the coding sequence GTGACCCGCCTGCCGGTGCGCCGCGTCGTCACTGGCCACGACGACACAGGCCGGGCAATCATCCTCGCAGACGGGCCCGCGCCGCACTCGTTCGAGTCCGACGCGATCCCGGGGTTCGGTGCGACGGTGGCGTGGACTACACCGCCCGGCCGCATCGACCATGTCACTGATCACGATCCTGCAGCCGCTGACGCGGACATCCCCTCCTTTCCCTCGGAAGGTCAGACAATTCTTCGGATCGCGGACTTTCCGCCTGACGCCGTCTATCCCGATGCCGCAGACTCGGTCATCTTCACTGAGATCGACGGTCATGAAGCCGCAGAAGCCGGCAGTGAACACAGCGACGGCAAGCACTTCTGGTTCCATCGCACCGACTCGCTGGACTACGCGGTGGTGCTCTCCGGCGAGATCACGCTGCTCGTTGACGAGGGGGAGTCGACGGTTGCCGCGGGCGATGTCATTGTGCAGCGGGCCACCAGCCATGCCTGGTCGAACCGAACGGACAAGACCGCCCGGGTGCTGTTCGTTCTGATCGGCACTCCACCACTTGCTGCGTCACAGATCGCGGCGCAGCGACAGGGCGCGCTGAAACGGTGA
- a CDS encoding acetyl-CoA C-acyltransferase produces MTRDLTAGSDPVIVAARRGPIGRARKGALVDERPEDLSVSVLRATLDAVPGLDPAMIEDFYLGCAVPEGVQNENIARRIAILAGYDSLPAVTVNRFCASSLQAARMAANAVRAGDGDVFLIGGVESVSHQLPVELRRHPAFGDAAARVEDIFADAEEWSDPRLGGVLPDAYVSMGITAEVVARVTGTTREDQDEWAAESQRRAAAAEQAGFFAREITPYRRKDGSVIDRDDGIRPATTVGVLAELRPAFHPAGTVTAGNSSPLNDGASAALIMSAERAVQLGATASARIIATSASALSPEIMGLGPIEASRKALAQAGLRIDDIDIIELNEAFAAQVVPTVRKLGAHPDRVNPFGGAIALGHPFGSTGVRLLTTLINGLQHTDGALGLATLCVGGGQGMAMIIERIH; encoded by the coding sequence GTGACCCGCGACCTGACGGCGGGCAGCGATCCAGTCATCGTCGCCGCCCGCCGTGGACCCATCGGACGCGCACGGAAGGGCGCGCTGGTCGATGAGCGACCCGAGGATCTATCCGTCAGCGTGCTGCGAGCGACACTCGACGCCGTCCCCGGTCTCGACCCGGCCATGATTGAGGACTTCTACCTGGGCTGCGCCGTGCCCGAAGGCGTTCAGAATGAGAATATCGCCCGGCGCATCGCGATCCTCGCCGGGTATGACTCGCTCCCGGCGGTGACCGTCAACCGATTCTGCGCATCGTCGCTGCAGGCGGCGCGGATGGCGGCGAACGCCGTCCGCGCCGGGGACGGCGACGTTTTCCTGATCGGTGGAGTGGAGTCCGTTTCCCATCAGCTCCCCGTGGAACTACGTCGTCACCCTGCGTTCGGCGATGCCGCCGCGCGCGTCGAGGACATCTTCGCCGATGCGGAGGAGTGGAGCGACCCGCGCCTCGGGGGTGTACTTCCGGATGCCTATGTCTCGATGGGCATCACCGCTGAGGTCGTCGCGCGTGTCACAGGCACGACGCGCGAAGATCAGGACGAGTGGGCGGCGGAGTCCCAGCGCCGTGCGGCGGCCGCGGAGCAGGCCGGCTTCTTCGCACGCGAGATCACACCATACCGACGCAAGGACGGCTCGGTGATCGATCGTGACGATGGGATCCGCCCTGCCACGACCGTCGGGGTCCTTGCTGAACTGCGCCCCGCCTTCCACCCCGCGGGGACAGTGACCGCCGGGAACTCGAGCCCACTTAATGACGGCGCGTCCGCGGCGCTGATAATGAGTGCCGAACGTGCCGTCCAACTCGGCGCCACCGCGTCAGCCCGCATCATCGCGACGTCAGCATCCGCACTGTCTCCCGAGATCATGGGGCTAGGACCGATCGAGGCTTCCCGTAAGGCCCTCGCACAGGCCGGACTGAGGATCGACGACATCGACATCATCGAACTGAACGAGGCCTTCGCCGCTCAAGTCGTCCCGACTGTCCGCAAACTCGGCGCACACCCCGATCGGGTCAATCCGTTCGGAGGCGCGATCGCCCTGGGACACCCATTCGGATCGACCGGCGTGCGGTTGCTCACAACGCTCATCAACGGGCTCCAGCACACGGATGGGGCACTGGGGCTGGCCACCCTCTGCGTCGGAGGCGGACAGGGCATGGCCATGATCATCGAGAGGATCCACTGA